A region of Lepeophtheirus salmonis chromosome 13, UVic_Lsal_1.4, whole genome shotgun sequence DNA encodes the following proteins:
- the LOC121128571 gene encoding uncharacterized protein — translation MESSNNTITDWTEGVLNILSGNGEFTNLSYGAILVVMEMSLTLISIVFNLIVIISIREKESLLNSTLNVILGNLCCSNLMAAVFVKSIAIIYNGYAVASGKWSVELAFCTVHAISSRATWAVLPYSIVVLSWLFVVHRATRILGNVVPGCSIKGSLGEDEERFEEVHEMEVCRKISEGERHSDTEDVSKDEEGTNQEIEDEEEFQGMDGLGATQKGVLAFIWFVSLVYSFLSPQIFNKKSTSCVLRDELNTNLNLISLIVMIPVPLFIGPIVCTFAQIFLTCLSCFNRSHSRVQSDSCSPPSSDHHVPHYSPATYALLFLLTLVFALGYPVNMFFVEQYLGKRETIFAFMALKYVFGYLHILLIPIFIILTRKDILNAAISVFSHKSMDAEKDNDITFEQFQTHCGMGVNPN, via the coding sequence ATGGAAAGCTCAAACAACACTATTACTGACTGGACAGAGGGAGTGCTCAACATACTCAGTGGAAATGGCGAGTTTACGAATCTATCATACGGAGCTATCCTTGTTGTTATGGAGATGTCTCTTACACTCATATCCATTGTTTTCAATCTCATCGTTATCATTTCTATTCGTGAAAAAGAAAGTCTtttaaattctactctgaatgtCATTCTGGGAAATCTCTGCTGCTCTAATTTAATGGCTGCCGTGTTCGTCAAATCCATTGCCATTATTTATAATGGCTACGCTGTTGCATCTGGCAAATGGAGTGTTGAACTAGCTTTTTGCACTGTACATGCAATATCATCTAGGGCAACATGGGCTGTTCTTCCTTATTCAATAGTAGTCCTAAGTTGGCTCTTTGTTGTTCATCGAGCGACTCGAATCCTTGGCAATGTCGTTCCTGGATGCTCCATCAAAGGGAGTTTGGGTGAAGACGAAGAAAGATTTGAAGAAGTACACGAAATGGaagtttgtagaaaaatttcagaaGGCGAGAGACATTCTGATACAGAGGACGTAAGCAAAGATGAGGAGGGAACGAATCAAGAAATAGAGGATGAAGAAGAGTTTCAGGGGATGGATGGTTTGGGAGCCACTCAAAAAGGAGTTCTTGCATTTATTTGGTTTGTATCCCTAGTCTACTCTTTCCTAAGTCCTCAAATCTTCAATAAGAAATCCACGTCCTGCGTACTCCGAGATGAACTTAATACAAATCTCAATTTAATTTCTCTCATTGTCATGATCCCTGTGCCACTTTTCATAGGACCTATTGTTTGTACATTTGCTCAAATCTTTCTAACTTGCTTATCATGTTTCAACCGCTCTCATAGCAGAGTTCAAAGTGATAGCTGCAGCCCTCCTTCCAGTGATCATCATGTTCCTCATTACTCTCCCGCAACCTATGcacttctttttcttcttactCTAGTATTTGCTCTTGGATATCCTGTCAATATGTTCTTTGTTGAGCAGTACCTTGGAAAAAGAGAAACGATTTTCGCATTTATGGCATTGAAATACGTTTTTGGATACCTACATATTCTTCTTATTCccatttttatcattcttacACGGAAAGACATACTAAATGCTGCCATATCTGTCTTTAGCCATAAATCTATGGACGCAGAAAAAGATAATGACATCACGTTTGAACAATTCCAGACACACTGTGGGATGGGAGTGAATCCCAATTAG